AGGTAAAACCCATAGACCCGCTCCCCATGGACTAAAATATTACAACGAAGAAATCCATAAGGGTATGACTGCCCTTCCACAATATATTAAAGAGGCCCTCAATGAAATCCGTTAAAATCATCGGATTACCTTACGAAGGCGCTGAAAATTTCCAGCCCGGTGTTCAGCTCGCACCTGCCTACATACGTTGGGCTTACGATTCCATCGAATGGTACAGCATTTATCAAGAGGAGCCAGTCCCTGAATTTGAGGACCTTGGCGATTTTTATTTCTATTCAAAGGAAAGCCCAGAAGATTTTGTCAGAAAGGCCCTTAACCTCTTGAATAAATTAAAACTCGAGCCTCCTTTTATTGCTCTCGGCGGAGACCATTTTATTTCCTATCCTGTAGTCAAATATCTTCACGATAAGGGCTTTGAATTTACAATTATCCATCTTGACGCCCATCTGGATCGAAGAGATTCCTTCATGGGTAATAAGCTTTCCCACGCAACAGTTATTAGAAGAATAGAAGAGATTGTTGGTGCTGAAAGGGTCATTACCCTTGGATACCGTTCCTTTTTCCCG
This genomic stretch from bacterium harbors:
- a CDS encoding arginase family protein — translated: MKSVKIIGLPYEGAENFQPGVQLAPAYIRWAYDSIEWYSIYQEEPVPEFEDLGDFYFYSKESPEDFVRKALNLLNKLKLEPPFIALGGDHFISYPVVKYLHDKGFEFTIIHLDAHLDRRDSFMGNKLSHATVIRRIEEIVGAERVITLGYRSFFPEEDLKRGEPFRVLEPLCKILEEEKGPFYLTLDLDVLDPSIMPSVSNPEPLGISFKELLESLKLIKGKLLAMDIVELDPLLDPTRSSAILSAEILRESIIILSK